In Juglans regia cultivar Chandler chromosome 13, Walnut 2.0, whole genome shotgun sequence, the following proteins share a genomic window:
- the LOC109006994 gene encoding NAC domain-containing protein 104 isoform X2 gives MGDNNVNLPPGFRFYPTDEELVVHFLHRKALAEGNKWYFYSRKTQNRATSNGYWKAMGMEDPVNNSAGKKVGMKKYLVFHVGEAPSGIKTNWTMQEYRLSDSAASTSTSTRSSKRRGHSKIDYSNWVICRVYERDDQDHDDGTELSCLDEVFLSLDDLDEISLPN, from the exons ATGGGAGATAACAATGTTAACCTACCCCCTGGTTTCCGATTTTACCCTACAGATGAAGAGCTCGTGGTTCATTTCCTTCATC GCAAAGCTTTGGCAGAGGGTAACAAGTGGTACTTCTATAGCCGGAAGACGCAGAACAGAGCTACAAGTAACGGTTATTGGAAAGCTATGGGCATGGAGGATCCGGTCAACAACAGCGCCGGCAAGAAGGTGGgaatgaagaaatatttggtgtttcACGTTGGAGAAGCTCCATCCGGCATCAAAACCAACTGGACAATGCAAGAATATCGTCTCTCAGATTCGGCTGCCTCCACCAGTACTAGTACTAGATCATCCAAAAGAAGAGGGCATTCAAAAATA GATTATAGTAACTGGGTAATATGCCGAGTGTATGAGCGTGATGATCAAGATCATGACGACGGGACAGAGCTCTCGTGCTTGGACGAAGTTTTCTTGTCATTGGATGATCTTGATGAGATTAGTTTGCCAAATTAA
- the LOC109006994 gene encoding NAC domain-containing protein 104 isoform X1 produces the protein MGDNNVNLPPGFRFYPTDEELVVHFLHRKATLLPCHPDVIPDLDLYPYDPWELDGKALAEGNKWYFYSRKTQNRATSNGYWKAMGMEDPVNNSAGKKVGMKKYLVFHVGEAPSGIKTNWTMQEYRLSDSAASTSTSTRSSKRRGHSKIDYSNWVICRVYERDDQDHDDGTELSCLDEVFLSLDDLDEISLPN, from the exons ATGGGAGATAACAATGTTAACCTACCCCCTGGTTTCCGATTTTACCCTACAGATGAAGAGCTCGTGGTTCATTTCCTTCATCGTAAGGCCACTCTCTTACCTTGCCACCCGGATGTCATTCCCGATCTTGATCTTTATCCATATGATCCTTGGGAACTCGATG GCAAAGCTTTGGCAGAGGGTAACAAGTGGTACTTCTATAGCCGGAAGACGCAGAACAGAGCTACAAGTAACGGTTATTGGAAAGCTATGGGCATGGAGGATCCGGTCAACAACAGCGCCGGCAAGAAGGTGGgaatgaagaaatatttggtgtttcACGTTGGAGAAGCTCCATCCGGCATCAAAACCAACTGGACAATGCAAGAATATCGTCTCTCAGATTCGGCTGCCTCCACCAGTACTAGTACTAGATCATCCAAAAGAAGAGGGCATTCAAAAATA GATTATAGTAACTGGGTAATATGCCGAGTGTATGAGCGTGATGATCAAGATCATGACGACGGGACAGAGCTCTCGTGCTTGGACGAAGTTTTCTTGTCATTGGATGATCTTGATGAGATTAGTTTGCCAAATTAA